Below is a genomic region from Bordetella pertussis 18323.
CGCGTAGCCCATGTCCATGGCCTGCAGGGCGCTCTTGGTGACCTGGGCGGTGGCGATGTTCTGGAACACGGGCTGCAGATAGGGAAACACCTCGGCCGGCGTGGCGGTGGCCGCGGCCAGGCGCGCGGCGCGCACCGCCAGGGCCTTACTGCCGCCGCCGGCGGGGATCAGGCCCACGCCGGCCTCGACCAGGCCGATGTAGCTTTCCAGCGCGAGCACGCGGTGGCTGGCATGCATGATGAACTCGCAGCCGCCGCCCAGCGCCATGCCCTGCACCGCGACCACCGTGGGGATCTGCGCGCGGGCCAGCGCCAGCGAGGTGCGCTGGAACTGTTCGACCGTGGCTTCCAGGCGCTCGAACTCGCCCGCCGCGCAGGCCTGGTAGACCTGTTCCAGGTTGGCGCCCACGGCGAACGGCGCGTCGTGCCACATCACCAGGGCGTCGAATTCGCGCTCCGCGCGGGCGATGGCCTGCTGGATGCCGTCGAGCACTTCCTCGCCGATCGTGTGCATCTTCGAGGTGACCGACAGGATGGCGATGCCGCCGTCCTGCTCGGGCAGGCGCCACAGGCGCACGCCGGGCGCTTCCCAGACGGCTTCGCCGCGCGGCGCGGGCGACTCGCCGACCAGCTTCTCGGGAAACAGCTGGCGCCGGTACACCGGCAGCGCCGAGCGCGGGCGCAGCTGGCCGTCGCGCGCCGAGTACGAGCCCTGCGGCGTGTGCACGCCGGTGCGGCCGCTGTCCAGGGCCCAGTCCGGCAGGGGCGCGGCGCTCATGGCGCGGCCCGCGGCGATGTCCTCGGCAATGGCGCGCGCGGTGTCCTGCCAGCCGGCCGCCTGCCAGGTCTTGAAGGGGCCCTGGGCCCAGCCGAACCCCCAGCGCATCGCCAGGTCCAGGTCGCGCGCGTTGTCGGCCACGCCGGCGAGCTGGCAGGCGCTGTAATGGAAAATGTCGCGCAACAGGCTCCACACGAACTGCGCCTGCGGGTGCGCGCTGGCGCGCAGTTGCGCCAGGCGCCTGGCCGGATCGCGCTCCTTGAGGATGGCGGCGGTCTCGTCGGCCAGCGCGCCGGCCGAGGGCCGGTACTGGCCGCTGGCCGGGTCCAGCACCTGGATCTCCTTGCCGGCCTTGCGGTAGACGCCCGCGCCGCTTTTCTGGCCCAGCGCGCCCTGGTCGATCAGGGCCTGCAGCCAGGCGGGCAGTTCGAAGTACGCATGCCACGGATCGTCGGGCAGGTTGTCGCGCATGGTGGCGACCACGTGCGCCAGCGTGTCGAGGCCCACCACGTCGGCGGTGCGGTAGGTGGCGCTCTTGGGACGGCCGATCTTCGGCCCGGTCAGCGCGTCGACCTCGTCGAACCCCAGGCCCAGGCGCTGGGTGTGGTGCATGGCCGCGAGGATGGAGAACACGCCGATGCGGTTGGCCACGAAGTTGGGCGTATCCAGGGCGCGGATGACGCCCTTGCCCAGGCGCGAGGTCAGCCAGCCCTCCAGCTGGTCGACGACCTCGGGCCGCGTGTGGCGCGTGGCGATGATTTCCACCAGCCGCATGTAGCGCGGCGGGTTGAAGAAGTGGATGCCGCAAAAGCGCGGCCGCAGCGCCTCGGGCAGGGCGCCGGCCAGGGTTTCGATCGACAGGCCCGAGGTATTGGAGGCGACGATGGCGTGCGGCGCCACGTGGGCGGCGATGCGGTGGTAGAGATCGGTCTTCCAGTCCAGCCGCTCGGCGATGGCCTCGATGACCAGGTCGCAGCCGCCCAGCCGCTCCAGGTCATCGTCGTAGTTGGCGGGCGTGATCAGCGCCAGGCGGTCCGGGCGCGCCAGCGGGGCCGGCTCGAGTTTGCGCAGGCCGGCCAGAGCCTTGTGGACCACGGCGTTGCGCTCGCCCTGCGGCGCGGTCAGGTCGTACAGCATGACCGGCACGCCGGCATTGGCAAGATGGGCCGCGATCTGCGCGCCCATGACGCCGGCGCCCAGGACGGCGGCTTGTTTGACGACGAACTTGCTCAAGGAAACCTCCAGTCGTTGCGGCCCCGGGCGCCGGAGCCCCCGGGGTGTGGTCTTGCGGGCCGGGCCTTTGCTAGAAGCGGGCCGAAACCTGCAGGCCCACGATATTGCCCTTGCTGTTGTACGTGCCGGCGACACGGCCCTTGGTCAGCGGGTTGCCCGAGGTCGTGTCGATGTCGGTGTCGCGCAGGTACAGATAGGTATAGCCCAGATCGACCGTCACGTTGTCGGTCGGCGCGTACTGCACGCCGGTCGAGAACCACCAGCGGTCGGTGTCGGGCAGCGAGGTCGGTCGGCCTCGTCGTGCACCGGCGACTGGTCGAAGGCGACGCCGAACTTCCACTTCCATTGTGCCGCGAACTGGTAGTTGGCGCCCAGTGCCACGCGCCAGCTGTCGCGGAACTTGAGCGGCAGCTCGTCGGTCGGGCCGTTCTTGTTCTTGATCTTCAGCTCGGGGATGCTGCTCCAGCCGGTCCAGGAGATGTCGCCCAGCAGCTCCCAGCGGTCGTTGAGCTGGTGCGACACGCTCAGGATGAGCGAGTCCGGCAGGTCCACCGACGCCTTGGCGTCGTACGAGGCCGAGGCGCTGCGCCCGCCCGGCAGGGCGATGTTGTCCACGTCCGTGTTGCCGCTGGCGGTGTGC
It encodes:
- a CDS encoding 3-hydroxyacyl-CoA dehydrogenase/enoyl-CoA hydratase family protein, producing the protein MSKFVVKQAAVLGAGVMGAQIAAHLANAGVPVMLYDLTAPQGERNAVVHKALAGLRKLEPAPLARPDRLALITPANYDDDLERLGGCDLVIEAIAERLDWKTDLYHRIAAHVAPHAIVASNTSGLSIETLAGALPEALRPRFCGIHFFNPPRYMRLVEIIATRHTRPEVVDQLEGWLTSRLGKGVIRALDTPNFVANRIGVFSILAAMHHTQRLGLGFDEVDALTGPKIGRPKSATYRTADVVGLDTLAHVVATMRDNLPDDPWHAYFELPAWLQALIDQGALGQKSGAGVYRKAGKEIQVLDPASGQYRPSAGALADETAAILKERDPARRLAQLRASAHPQAQFVWSLLRDIFHYSACQLAGVADNARDLDLAMRWGFGWAQGPFKTWQAAGWQDTARAIAEDIAAGRAMSAAPLPDWALDSGRTGVHTPQGSYSARDGQLRPRSALPVYRRQLFPEKLVGESPAPRGEAVWEAPGVRLWRLPEQDGGIAILSVTSKMHTIGEEVLDGIQQAIARAEREFDALVMWHDAPFAVGANLEQVYQACAAGEFERLEATVEQFQRTSLALARAQIPTVVAVQGMALGGGCEFIMHASHRVLALESYIGLVEAGVGLIPAGGGSKALAVRAARLAAATATPAEVFPYLQPVFQNIATAQVTKSALQAMDMGYAHDGDTVVFHPDELLWVALRQARAAADSGHAPAPAPRDIPVAGRTGIANFEMVLVNMREGGMISAHDYRVARSAAVALCGGEVEAGTRVDEQWLLAVERREFMALLRTPETQARIRHTLDTGKPLRN